A stretch of Amycolatopsis balhimycina FH 1894 DNA encodes these proteins:
- a CDS encoding ABC transporter permease yields MTDVMTSPQTELPAPPRRRKAVWLRELALLPALVVVFLIGGLVDDTFVGWSNIVSILTASAALSLVVLGESLVLITGKFDLSLESTMGLAPALGAMVVIPVASAGFGVELPAAIGLLVIPLCGALVGFVNGFLIVKLKLNAFIVTLAMLTVLRGVQVGSTKGKTLFNLPDSFTDLATTTFLGLPMSVWLAAALFAVAGWVLRYHRVGRALYAIGGNREAARAAGVRVDRIAWAVFVVAGILAAIGGLAYTGYVGALGANQGSGMILQVFAAAVIGGVSLDGGKGTLVGALTGVLLLSSVSSLLNYAHVTAEWQGAIYGAIILVALIIARYAGGKPQT; encoded by the coding sequence GTGACCGACGTGATGACCTCTCCGCAGACGGAGCTGCCCGCCCCACCCCGGCGCCGCAAAGCCGTCTGGCTGCGTGAACTGGCGCTGCTGCCCGCGCTGGTCGTGGTGTTCCTCATCGGCGGTCTGGTCGACGACACCTTCGTCGGCTGGAGCAACATCGTCAGCATCCTGACCGCGTCGGCCGCGCTCTCGCTGGTCGTGCTGGGCGAATCGCTGGTGCTGATCACCGGGAAGTTCGACCTGTCGCTGGAATCGACGATGGGCCTGGCGCCGGCACTCGGCGCGATGGTCGTCATCCCGGTGGCGTCGGCGGGCTTCGGCGTCGAACTGCCGGCGGCGATCGGCCTGCTGGTCATCCCGCTGTGCGGCGCGCTCGTCGGGTTCGTCAACGGCTTCCTGATCGTGAAGCTGAAGCTGAACGCCTTCATCGTCACCCTCGCCATGCTCACCGTGCTCCGCGGTGTCCAGGTGGGTTCGACCAAGGGCAAGACGCTGTTCAACCTGCCGGACTCCTTCACCGACCTGGCGACGACGACGTTCCTCGGGCTGCCGATGTCGGTGTGGCTGGCCGCGGCGCTGTTCGCGGTCGCCGGCTGGGTGCTGCGCTACCACCGCGTCGGCCGCGCGCTGTACGCGATCGGCGGCAACCGCGAAGCCGCCCGGGCGGCGGGTGTGCGTGTCGACCGGATCGCGTGGGCGGTGTTCGTCGTCGCGGGGATCCTCGCCGCTATCGGCGGGCTCGCGTACACCGGTTACGTCGGGGCCTTGGGCGCGAACCAGGGATCCGGCATGATCCTTCAGGTGTTCGCGGCAGCGGTGATCGGTGGCGTCTCGCTCGACGGCGGCAAGGGCACGCTGGTCGGCGCCCTCACCGGCGTCCTGCTGCTGTCGTCGGTGTCGAGCCTGCTCAACTACGCGCACGTCACGGCGGAGTGGCAGGGGGCGATCTACGGCGCCATCATCCTGGTCGCGCTGATCATCGCCCGCTACGCGGGCGGCAAACCCCAAACCTGA
- a CDS encoding aldo/keto reductase has translation MELSLSPLGLGCAQLGNLYHAISDETAAATVRRAWDEGVRYFDTAPHYGLGLSETRLGAALRSYPRDEFVLSTKVGRVLEPNPGGAGERDDQGFAVPAAYKRRWDFTRDGVLRSLDDSLTRLGLDRVDVVYVHDPDEHFEEALSGAFPALHRLREEGVIGAFGAGMNQTPMLAEFVRRTDLDVLLVAGRYTLLDQPALDELFPLCAERGVTVVAGGAFNGGILATAEPGRVYDYAEAPSELVERAGRIAAICARHGVELPEAALALPIAHPAVASVVVGAHDPDQVSVNARRARAVVPLQLWKELIDAGLLRADVVIAGGTS, from the coding sequence TTGGAACTCTCCCTGTCCCCCCTGGGGCTCGGCTGTGCGCAGCTGGGCAACCTCTACCACGCGATCAGCGACGAGACCGCCGCGGCGACCGTGCGGCGCGCGTGGGACGAGGGCGTCCGCTACTTCGACACCGCGCCGCACTACGGCCTCGGCCTGTCGGAGACCCGGCTCGGCGCTGCGCTGCGCTCGTACCCGCGGGACGAGTTCGTGCTCTCGACGAAGGTCGGGCGCGTGCTGGAGCCGAACCCGGGCGGCGCCGGCGAGCGGGACGACCAGGGGTTCGCGGTCCCCGCCGCGTACAAGCGCCGCTGGGACTTCACCCGCGACGGCGTCCTGCGGTCCCTGGACGACAGCCTGACGAGGCTGGGACTCGACCGCGTCGACGTCGTGTACGTCCACGATCCCGACGAACACTTCGAAGAGGCGCTGAGCGGCGCCTTCCCGGCTCTGCACCGGCTGCGGGAGGAGGGCGTGATCGGCGCCTTCGGGGCCGGGATGAACCAGACGCCGATGCTCGCCGAGTTCGTCCGTCGTACCGACCTGGACGTCCTGCTGGTGGCCGGCCGGTACACGCTGCTCGACCAGCCGGCGCTGGACGAGCTGTTCCCCCTGTGTGCCGAGCGCGGCGTGACGGTGGTGGCCGGCGGCGCGTTCAACGGCGGCATCCTCGCCACGGCCGAGCCGGGCCGCGTCTACGACTACGCCGAAGCGCCGTCGGAGCTGGTCGAGCGGGCCGGGCGGATCGCGGCGATCTGCGCGCGGCACGGCGTCGAGCTGCCGGAAGCGGCGCTGGCCCTGCCGATCGCGCACCCCGCGGTGGCGTCGGTGGTCGTCGGCGCGCACGATCCGGACCAGGTGAGCGTCAACGCGCGGCGGGCGCGGGCCGTGGTGCCGCTCCAGCTCTGGAAGGAACTGATCGACGCGGGGTTGCTGCGTGCCGACGTCGTCATCGCCGGAGGAACGTCGTGA
- a CDS encoding sugar ABC transporter ATP-binding protein produces the protein MTALPAGESAVPVVSAVGVGKRYGPTVALHDVSLTVHPGESHALVGRNGAGKSTLVSILTGLSTTDTGHVEFGGEPAPPLSKQDDWKARVACVYQHAMVVPQLTVAENLFLNRQAGGGFAIGWKTLRRKARELLDSWDVHVDVDTAAGDLSVEDRQFVEIARALSYGARFIVLDEPTAQLDSQAIERLFERMRQMQAGGVTFLFISHHLHEVYEVCQAVTVLRDAKHILTAPVSEVGRAQLVDAMTGEPGGLSVRDAASREALDDDAAEILAVDGLSGDSFRDVSFRLRRGEVVGLAGSNASGKHQVAETVYGLRTPSAGTIRVDGSPLPPGDIPAALRAGIGCVPRDRHHEGLILAHSIADNTTMSILDKLGRGGIASPGKRHARASQALKDYDIVAAGAEQPVSDLSGGNQQKVVLARALIGDPRVVVLINPTAGVDVKSKEALLAVVDRVRAEGKAVLIVSDELDDLRLSDRVLVLRAGAVVAEHQAGWSDGDLVADIEGVELS, from the coding sequence GTGACCGCGCTGCCCGCCGGCGAATCCGCCGTCCCGGTGGTCAGCGCCGTAGGTGTCGGAAAGCGCTACGGCCCGACCGTGGCGCTGCACGACGTCAGCCTCACCGTGCACCCCGGCGAGTCACACGCGCTCGTCGGGCGCAACGGGGCCGGCAAGTCGACGCTCGTCTCCATCCTCACCGGCCTGTCCACCACGGACACCGGGCACGTCGAGTTCGGCGGCGAGCCGGCCCCGCCCTTGTCCAAGCAGGACGACTGGAAGGCGCGCGTCGCCTGCGTGTACCAGCACGCGATGGTCGTCCCGCAGCTCACCGTCGCCGAGAACCTGTTCCTCAACCGGCAGGCGGGCGGCGGGTTCGCGATCGGCTGGAAGACGCTGCGGCGCAAGGCCCGCGAGCTGCTCGACTCGTGGGACGTCCACGTCGACGTCGACACCGCGGCCGGGGACCTCTCGGTCGAGGACCGGCAGTTCGTCGAGATCGCCCGCGCGCTGTCCTACGGCGCCCGGTTCATCGTCCTCGACGAGCCGACCGCGCAGCTGGACAGCCAGGCCATCGAGCGGCTCTTCGAGCGGATGCGCCAGATGCAGGCGGGCGGGGTGACGTTCCTGTTCATCTCGCACCACCTGCACGAGGTGTACGAGGTGTGCCAGGCCGTCACGGTCCTTCGCGACGCGAAGCACATCCTCACCGCGCCGGTGTCCGAGGTCGGCCGAGCCCAGCTGGTCGACGCGATGACCGGCGAGCCGGGTGGTCTGTCGGTCCGTGACGCCGCTTCCCGCGAGGCCCTCGACGACGATGCCGCGGAGATCCTCGCGGTCGACGGGCTGTCCGGCGACAGCTTCCGTGACGTCTCCTTCCGCCTGCGCCGCGGGGAGGTCGTCGGGCTCGCGGGCAGCAACGCCAGCGGGAAGCACCAGGTCGCCGAGACGGTCTACGGCCTGCGGACGCCGTCCGCGGGCACGATCCGCGTCGACGGCTCGCCGCTGCCGCCGGGCGACATCCCGGCGGCGTTGCGGGCCGGGATCGGCTGCGTGCCGCGCGACCGGCACCACGAAGGCCTGATACTGGCGCACTCGATCGCGGACAACACCACGATGTCCATTTTGGACAAGCTGGGCCGCGGCGGGATCGCTTCGCCGGGGAAGCGGCACGCGCGTGCGTCGCAGGCGCTGAAGGACTACGACATCGTGGCCGCCGGCGCCGAGCAGCCGGTGTCGGACCTGTCCGGCGGCAACCAGCAGAAGGTCGTGCTGGCCCGGGCGCTGATCGGCGACCCGCGGGTGGTCGTGCTGATCAACCCGACCGCCGGCGTGGACGTGAAGTCGAAGGAGGCGCTGCTCGCGGTCGTGGACCGGGTGCGCGCGGAAGGCAAGGCGGTGCTGATCGTCAGCGACGAGCTGGACGACCTGCGCCTGAGCGACCGGGTCCTGGTGCTGCGCGCCGGGGCCGTGGTCGCCGAGCACCAGGCCGGGTGGTCCGACGGCGACCTCGTGGCCGACATCGAAGGAGTCGAGCTTTCGTGA
- a CDS encoding SDR family NAD(P)-dependent oxidoreductase, with protein MSEFEGLVAAVTGGASGIGKAAATLLAERGAQVAVLDLKPGDDGFRCDVSSDDEVREAIDAVVERFGRLDILVNNAGIGAQGDVTANGDDEWHRVFDVNVVGMVRLARAAVPHLRNSPSAAIVNTCSIAAWAGLPNRALYSATKGAVLSLTLAMATDHLPDRIRVNCVCPGTADTPWVGRLLDAADDPAAERAALAARQPMGRLVTADEVANAIVYLASPLSASTTGTALAVDGGMYGLRPRGPVHHD; from the coding sequence GTGAGTGAATTCGAGGGCCTGGTGGCCGCCGTCACCGGAGGCGCCTCGGGGATCGGCAAGGCGGCTGCGACATTGCTGGCCGAACGCGGCGCACAGGTGGCAGTCCTCGACCTGAAGCCGGGCGATGACGGCTTCCGCTGCGACGTCTCTTCCGATGACGAAGTCCGAGAAGCAATCGACGCCGTCGTGGAACGCTTCGGGCGCCTCGACATCCTGGTCAACAACGCCGGGATCGGCGCGCAGGGCGATGTCACGGCCAACGGCGACGACGAATGGCACCGCGTGTTCGACGTCAACGTCGTCGGCATGGTCCGGCTCGCCCGCGCCGCGGTGCCGCACCTCAGGAACTCGCCGTCCGCGGCGATCGTCAACACGTGCTCCATCGCGGCCTGGGCCGGCCTGCCCAACCGCGCGCTCTACTCGGCCACCAAGGGTGCGGTGCTCTCGCTGACCCTGGCCATGGCGACCGACCACCTGCCCGACCGGATCCGCGTCAACTGCGTGTGCCCCGGAACGGCGGACACCCCCTGGGTGGGCCGGCTGCTCGACGCCGCCGATGACCCGGCGGCCGAACGCGCGGCCCTCGCGGCGCGCCAGCCGATGGGCCGGCTGGTCACCGCCGACGAGGTCGCGAACGCCATCGTCTACCTCGCCAGTCCCCTCTCCGCCTCGACCACCGGCACCGCGCTCGCGGTCGACGGCGGCATGTACGGCCTGCGTCCTCGCGGCCCGGTTCACCACGACTAG
- a CDS encoding DUF202 domain-containing protein yields MTAPAGAQAERTGLAWRRTALASAACTVLLLHSAAQRHWGAAFVPVLLSASTSALLAAVAVRRERALRTGRPVAMSPTLPAITSLAVTVTAASVAIFH; encoded by the coding sequence GTGACCGCGCCCGCGGGGGCCCAGGCCGAGCGCACCGGGCTCGCCTGGCGGCGGACCGCCCTCGCCTCCGCCGCCTGCACCGTACTTCTTCTGCACTCCGCCGCCCAGCGCCATTGGGGTGCTGCTTTCGTCCCCGTCCTGCTGTCCGCGAGCACATCGGCCCTGCTCGCGGCGGTTGCGGTGCGCCGCGAACGAGCCTTGCGGACCGGCCGCCCGGTGGCCATGAGCCCGACACTGCCCGCAATCACGTCGCTGGCAGTGACCGTGACCGCCGCTTCCGTGGCCATCTTCCACTGA
- a CDS encoding amidohydrolase family protein produces the protein MIDAHHHLWDPSRREYPWMAGKALDPVRRPYTVDDLRAVTTAAGVHATVLVQTVSSEEETAEFLATAVAEPVIAGVVGWVDLAAPDVAGRLAELASRGPLAGIRHQVENEPDDDWLLRPEIMAGLSTVASAGLAYDLLVRPAQLPAATEVALRLPELRLVLDHAAKPPIAAGGWEPWASGVAALAARENVVCKLSGLVTEADWTAWEVGHLRRYTDHVLEVFGPDRLLFGSDWPVCELAASYEVVLDAAVALTGSLSDAERLAVFEHNAARTYGLDAGGNPSPRG, from the coding sequence GTGATCGACGCGCACCACCACCTGTGGGACCCGTCGCGGCGGGAGTACCCGTGGATGGCGGGGAAGGCCCTCGACCCGGTGCGCCGCCCGTACACGGTGGACGACCTGCGCGCGGTGACGACGGCGGCCGGCGTGCACGCGACCGTCCTGGTGCAGACGGTGTCGTCGGAGGAGGAGACGGCGGAGTTCCTCGCGACGGCGGTGGCGGAGCCGGTGATCGCGGGCGTGGTCGGCTGGGTGGACCTGGCGGCCCCCGACGTCGCCGGCCGCCTGGCCGAGCTGGCTTCGCGGGGCCCGCTGGCCGGGATCCGGCACCAGGTGGAGAACGAGCCGGACGACGACTGGCTGCTGCGTCCGGAGATCATGGCCGGGCTGAGCACGGTGGCGTCGGCGGGGCTGGCGTACGACCTGCTGGTTCGCCCGGCACAGCTGCCCGCGGCGACCGAAGTGGCGCTGCGGCTGCCGGAGCTGCGGCTGGTCCTGGACCACGCGGCGAAGCCCCCGATCGCGGCGGGCGGCTGGGAGCCGTGGGCGTCCGGGGTGGCCGCGCTGGCCGCGCGCGAGAACGTCGTGTGCAAGCTGTCCGGGCTGGTCACGGAGGCGGACTGGACGGCGTGGGAGGTCGGGCACCTGCGCCGGTACACCGACCACGTGCTGGAGGTGTTCGGCCCGGATCGCCTGCTGTTCGGCTCGGACTGGCCGGTGTGCGAGCTGGCCGCGTCCTACGAGGTGGTGCTCGACGCGGCGGTGGCGCTGACCGGCTCGCTGTCGGACGCCGAACGGCTGGCCGTCTTCGAGCACAACGCCGCCCGGACCTACGGCTTGGATGCGGGCGGGAACCCCTCTCCCAGGGGGTAA
- a CDS encoding sugar ABC transporter substrate-binding protein: protein MIQVAVTATVCGLVLAACGSTKDNASAPAAGGGNAGGKVGATLPLLTSPFWQAYNNYVPKMATEEGVDVLPTVNADSDPAKLITDIGTFLNQGVKGLVVTPLDSAAIVAGLKQAENKGVPVVAVDVAPESGKVAMVVRADNKAYGTKACEAIGEKVKSGKVVQIMGDLASVNGRDRSEAFRDCMKSKYPGIQVLEIPAEWKADKASSGLDSMLTANPDIKGVYMQAGGVYLAPTEQALKRKNLFFPVGDPKHIVLVSNDGIPQELAAIRAGELDATVSQPADAYAKYGLYWLKKAMAGETFKPGPTDHDSTIVEISPGILEDQLPAPVITKANVDDKALWGNNL from the coding sequence GTGATCCAGGTGGCCGTCACGGCCACCGTCTGCGGCCTGGTACTGGCCGCCTGTGGGTCCACAAAGGACAACGCGTCGGCGCCCGCCGCGGGCGGTGGCAACGCGGGCGGCAAGGTCGGCGCGACGCTGCCGCTGCTGACCTCGCCGTTCTGGCAGGCCTACAACAACTACGTGCCGAAGATGGCCACGGAAGAGGGCGTCGACGTCCTCCCGACGGTCAACGCCGACAGCGACCCCGCGAAGCTGATCACCGACATCGGGACGTTCCTCAACCAGGGCGTCAAGGGCCTGGTCGTGACGCCGCTGGACTCGGCCGCCATCGTCGCCGGGCTCAAGCAGGCGGAGAACAAGGGCGTGCCGGTGGTCGCGGTCGACGTCGCCCCCGAGAGCGGCAAGGTCGCCATGGTCGTGCGGGCCGACAACAAGGCCTACGGCACCAAGGCGTGCGAAGCGATCGGCGAGAAGGTCAAGTCCGGCAAGGTCGTGCAGATCATGGGTGACCTCGCGTCGGTCAACGGCCGCGATCGCTCGGAAGCCTTCCGCGACTGCATGAAGTCCAAGTACCCCGGCATCCAGGTGCTGGAGATCCCGGCCGAGTGGAAGGCCGACAAGGCGTCCTCCGGCCTGGACAGCATGCTGACCGCGAACCCGGACATCAAGGGCGTCTACATGCAGGCCGGCGGCGTCTACCTGGCCCCGACCGAGCAGGCGCTCAAGCGCAAGAACCTGTTCTTCCCGGTCGGGGACCCGAAGCACATCGTGCTCGTGTCCAACGACGGCATCCCGCAGGAGCTGGCCGCGATCCGCGCCGGCGAACTGGACGCCACGGTGTCCCAGCCGGCCGACGCGTACGCGAAGTACGGCCTGTACTGGCTGAAGAAGGCCATGGCGGGCGAGACGTTCAAGCCGGGCCCGACCGACCACGACAGCACCATCGTCGAGATCAGCCCCGGCATCCTCGAGGACCAGCTGCCCGCGCCCGTCATCACCAAGGCCAACGTGGACGACAAGGCCCTGTGGGGGAACAACCTGTGA
- a CDS encoding fumarylacetoacetate hydrolase family protein, with protein sequence MQLVRLGEPGSERPFARADDGTTYELGGLTADIDGGFLAADGVARAAAALAAGELPKSSETGLRVGAPITQPGKVVCIGMNYRRHAEETGATPPTEPVVFMKAPDVVVGPGDDVLIPRGSVSTDWEVELGVVIGKTARYLDSVDEALGYVAGYVVSNDVSERELQFRTAQWDKGKSCENFNPLGPALVPASEVPDPQDLGLRLWINGEKKQDSTTKDMIFTVAEIIHHLSQVMVLRPGDLINTGTPEGVALGQPDPKPYLRDGDVIELEIDGLGRQRQTARQA encoded by the coding sequence GTGCAGCTAGTGCGCCTCGGGGAGCCGGGAAGTGAGCGTCCGTTCGCGCGTGCCGACGACGGCACGACCTACGAGCTGGGCGGGCTGACCGCCGACATCGACGGTGGCTTCCTCGCCGCGGACGGGGTCGCGCGCGCGGCCGCCGCGCTCGCTGCCGGGGAGCTGCCGAAGTCGTCGGAAACCGGCCTGCGCGTCGGCGCGCCCATCACCCAGCCCGGCAAGGTCGTCTGCATCGGCATGAACTACCGCCGCCACGCCGAGGAGACCGGCGCGACGCCGCCCACCGAACCCGTCGTCTTCATGAAGGCGCCGGACGTCGTGGTCGGCCCCGGCGACGACGTCCTCATCCCGCGCGGGTCGGTCAGCACCGACTGGGAGGTCGAGCTCGGCGTCGTCATCGGCAAGACCGCCCGCTACCTCGACAGCGTCGACGAAGCTCTCGGGTACGTCGCCGGGTACGTCGTCTCGAACGACGTCTCCGAGCGTGAGCTGCAGTTCCGCACCGCCCAGTGGGACAAGGGCAAGTCCTGCGAGAACTTCAACCCGCTCGGCCCGGCCCTGGTCCCGGCGAGCGAGGTGCCCGACCCGCAGGACCTCGGCCTGCGGCTGTGGATCAACGGCGAGAAGAAGCAGGACTCGACCACCAAGGACATGATCTTCACCGTCGCCGAGATCATCCACCACCTGAGCCAGGTGATGGTGCTGCGGCCCGGCGACCTCATCAACACCGGCACTCCCGAAGGCGTCGCCCTCGGGCAGCCCGACCCCAAGCCCTACCTGCGCGACGGCGACGTCATCGAGCTGGAGATCGACGGCCTCGGACGGCAGCGCCAGACCGCGAGGCAGGCCTGA
- a CDS encoding FadR/GntR family transcriptional regulator — translation MPVTDVAIDKIKDMIISGELAPGDRLPKEAELAQRLGLSRSSLREAVKALCLIRVLDVRQGDGTYVTSLEPNLLLDAMTFVVDFHRDDTVLDFLAVRRILEPAATALAALHMSDDDIAELGTLLGELEDSPTVEALVANDLQFHRKIADGSGNPVLCSLLDSLSGPTARARIWRGLTQEGAVAKTREQHTAIYEAIAAREPELARSWATVHVAGVEQWLRNALGTADDPTAPDEPAAEAS, via the coding sequence ATGCCCGTCACCGATGTCGCGATCGACAAGATCAAGGACATGATCATCTCCGGCGAGCTGGCACCGGGCGACCGGCTGCCGAAGGAGGCCGAGCTGGCCCAGCGGCTCGGGCTCTCGCGCAGTTCCCTGCGGGAGGCCGTGAAGGCGTTGTGCCTGATCCGCGTGCTGGACGTCCGCCAGGGCGACGGCACGTACGTCACCAGCCTCGAGCCGAACCTGCTGCTCGACGCGATGACGTTCGTGGTCGACTTCCACCGCGACGACACCGTGCTGGACTTCCTGGCCGTGCGGCGGATCCTCGAGCCCGCGGCGACCGCGCTGGCCGCGTTGCACATGAGCGACGACGACATCGCCGAGCTGGGCACGCTGCTCGGTGAGCTGGAGGATTCGCCGACCGTCGAGGCGCTGGTGGCCAACGACCTGCAGTTCCACCGCAAGATCGCCGACGGCTCCGGCAACCCCGTGCTCTGCTCGCTGCTGGACAGCCTGTCCGGGCCGACCGCCCGCGCCCGGATCTGGCGCGGCCTCACACAGGAGGGCGCGGTCGCGAAGACCCGCGAACAGCACACGGCGATCTACGAGGCCATCGCCGCGCGCGAGCCGGAGCTGGCGCGCTCGTGGGCGACCGTGCACGTCGCGGGCGTGGAGCAGTGGCTGCGCAACGCCCTCGGCACCGCGGACGACCCCACGGCCCCCGACGAACCCGCTGCCGAAGCCTCCTGA
- a CDS encoding L-rhamnose mutarotase — protein sequence MTHPRTPHSVSKRVVALHTKLKPGKEAEYEAVHAVIPPELDAALREAGVHTWRIWRNGLDLFHVLEVDDYAAMRAALRDHSANVPWQARMAELLAVEDDYSGDDTGIGLVWELPVKE from the coding sequence ATGACCCACCCGCGCACACCACACAGTGTCTCCAAAAGAGTGGTGGCTCTGCACACCAAACTGAAGCCCGGCAAGGAGGCCGAGTACGAGGCCGTCCACGCGGTCATCCCGCCCGAGCTGGACGCCGCGCTGCGCGAAGCCGGCGTCCACACCTGGCGGATCTGGCGTAACGGTCTCGACCTCTTCCACGTCCTCGAAGTCGACGACTACGCGGCGATGCGCGCGGCACTGCGGGACCATTCCGCCAACGTGCCGTGGCAGGCCAGAATGGCTGAGCTGCTGGCTGTCGAGGACGACTACTCCGGCGACGACACCGGCATCGGACTGGTCTGGGAACTTCCGGTGAAGGAGTGA
- the shbA gene encoding RNA polymerase sigma factor ShbA yields MTAPPRTTEESTSVDRDYRTPESLPRPSGRLTKEDLDPLVKDAGEGNPAAIHSLLQMIEPVVVRYCRARMGGRDLSYLSADDVAQEVCLAVLKALPDYQDRGGSFLYLVHAIAANKVADAYRAVARDRSEPVPELPERPLVAGNEPETHALHLDLGARLGKLLASLPRVQQEILTLRIAVGFSATETAEALGISPGNVRVTQHRALTRLRGMIHDDEF; encoded by the coding sequence ATGACAGCACCGCCGAGGACCACCGAAGAATCCACTTCCGTCGATCGCGATTATCGCACTCCGGAGTCATTGCCCCGGCCCAGCGGGCGGCTCACCAAGGAGGACCTGGACCCCCTCGTCAAGGATGCGGGCGAGGGCAACCCGGCCGCCATCCACTCCCTGCTCCAGATGATCGAGCCGGTGGTGGTCCGCTACTGCCGGGCCCGGATGGGCGGCCGTGACCTGTCGTACCTGTCGGCCGACGACGTCGCCCAGGAAGTCTGCCTCGCCGTGCTCAAGGCCCTCCCCGACTACCAGGACCGCGGCGGCTCCTTCCTCTACCTCGTCCACGCGATCGCCGCGAACAAGGTCGCCGACGCCTACCGCGCCGTCGCCCGCGACCGCTCCGAGCCCGTCCCCGAGCTCCCGGAGCGCCCGCTGGTCGCCGGCAACGAGCCGGAGACCCACGCGCTGCACCTCGACCTCGGCGCCCGCCTCGGCAAGCTGCTCGCGTCGCTGCCGCGCGTGCAGCAGGAGATCCTCACCCTGCGCATCGCGGTCGGCTTTTCGGCCACCGAGACCGCCGAGGCGCTCGGGATCTCCCCGGGCAACGTGCGCGTGACGCAGCACCGGGCGCTGACCCGGCTGCGCGGCATGATCCACGACGACGAGTTCTGA
- a CDS encoding enolase C-terminal domain-like protein, whose translation MAKIIGMEVLDVRFPTSRELDGSDAMNPDPDYSAAYVVLHADGGPDGYGLAFTIGRGNDVQAAAIRALAPHVVGREIPEDAAALGDLSRTLVGDSQFRWLGPEKGVAHMAVGAVVNAAWDLAARCAGLPVWQFAARMTPEELVSLVDFRYLSDALTETEALEILRRAEPGRAERTKQLEANGYRAYSTSPGWLGYADAKLVRLAEQAVADGFEMIKLKVGGNLEDDVRRMKLARETVGPDVRIAVDANQRWDVSAAVTWMTALAPFDPYWIEEPTSPDDILGHAAIAKALAPIKIATGEHVQNRVVFKQLLQANAISVLQLDAARVGGFNENLAILLLAAKFGVPVCPHAGGVGLCELVRHLSMFDFVAVSGTDADRSIEWVDHLHEHFTDPAVVEHGRYLAPTAPGFSARMHDATLRRFRFPDGPEWTETASE comes from the coding sequence ATGGCGAAGATCATCGGCATGGAGGTGCTGGACGTCCGGTTCCCCACCTCCCGGGAGCTGGACGGCTCGGACGCCATGAACCCGGACCCGGACTACTCCGCCGCCTACGTCGTGCTGCACGCCGACGGCGGCCCGGACGGCTACGGGCTCGCGTTCACCATCGGCCGCGGCAACGACGTCCAGGCCGCCGCCATCCGCGCGCTCGCGCCGCACGTCGTCGGCCGGGAGATCCCGGAGGACGCGGCCGCGCTTGGCGACCTTTCGCGCACCCTCGTCGGCGACTCGCAGTTCCGCTGGCTGGGCCCGGAAAAGGGCGTGGCGCACATGGCGGTCGGCGCGGTCGTCAACGCCGCCTGGGACCTCGCCGCGCGCTGCGCCGGCCTTCCGGTCTGGCAGTTCGCGGCCCGCATGACCCCCGAAGAACTCGTCAGCCTGGTCGACTTCCGCTACCTCTCGGACGCCCTCACCGAGACTGAAGCCCTGGAGATCCTCCGCCGGGCGGAACCCGGCCGCGCCGAACGCACAAAGCAGCTCGAAGCGAACGGCTACCGCGCCTACAGCACGTCACCCGGCTGGCTCGGGTACGCGGACGCGAAGCTCGTCCGGCTGGCCGAACAAGCCGTCGCCGACGGCTTCGAGATGATCAAGCTCAAGGTCGGCGGCAACCTCGAGGACGACGTCCGGCGGATGAAGCTCGCCCGCGAGACCGTCGGCCCGGACGTCCGGATCGCCGTCGACGCCAACCAGCGCTGGGACGTCTCGGCCGCGGTCACCTGGATGACCGCGCTGGCGCCGTTCGACCCGTACTGGATCGAAGAGCCGACCTCGCCGGACGACATCCTCGGGCACGCGGCGATCGCGAAGGCCCTCGCGCCGATCAAGATCGCCACCGGCGAGCACGTCCAGAACCGCGTGGTCTTCAAGCAGCTGCTGCAGGCGAACGCGATTTCGGTGCTGCAGCTGGACGCGGCCCGCGTCGGCGGGTTCAACGAGAACCTGGCGATCCTGCTGCTGGCGGCGAAGTTCGGCGTGCCGGTGTGCCCGCACGCCGGCGGCGTCGGCCTCTGCGAGCTCGTGCGTCACCTGTCGATGTTCGACTTCGTGGCGGTGTCCGGCACCGACGCGGACCGGTCCATCGAGTGGGTCGACCACCTGCACGAGCACTTCACCGACCCGGCCGTCGTCGAGCACGGCCGGTACCTCGCCCCGACCGCCCCCGGGTTCTCCGCGCGCATGCACGACGCGACGCTGCGCCGCTTCCGGTTCCCGGACGGTCCCGAGTGGACGGAGACCGCAAGTGAGTGA